The Pectobacterium sp. A5351 genome contains the following window.
CTTTAGCCTCAACGCACCAATATCGGCAAAATGCCATTATCGATTCCACCGTTGCCCTGATGAACGGCGCGACACTTTCCCTTACCAGCATTGGACGTCACCTGCCGGGGACCGCTCGCGTCAAGGATAAAATAAAACGCATTGACCGTCTTCTCGGCAACACATCGCTTCATCGTGATATCCCTCTGATATTTAATAATATTGTTTCTATGATGACGAAACCTATGTCGTGGTGCGTCATCGCCGTTGACTGGAGCGGCTATCCCTGTAAGGAATATCATGTTCTCCGTGCCAGCCTTATCTGTGATGGGCGCGCCATCCCCTTAATGAGTCAGGTTGTCCCGTTAAAAAAACAAAATAATGTACTGATACAAAATACCTTTCTTGACGCCCTTGCGGAAGCTGTCGCGCCGAATACCCGAGTCACCGTCATTACCGATGCAGGTTTTCAAAGCGCGTGGTTCCGGCATATCAAATTTCTGGGATGGAGTTTTATTGGTCGAATCAGAGGGACGGTTAAATTTAGCCTTCATCATGACAAAGAGAACTGGATGACCGTAAAAGACTGCGAGGGAACAGCGCAGGCAAAATATCTGGGAGCGGGCACACTGGCACGCGCTAAATATGCGCAATGCGATGGACATTTTTTCCTTCACAAGAAAGCGTCAAAAGGGCGAAAAAGCAAACGAGCCAGAGGGAAACCGGGCTATCCGACCGTGGAAAAAGAGCAACGTGCGTCAGCCAAAGAGCCGTGGCTGATATTTACCAGCACAGATGAATTTAAGCCCCGTGAAATCATGAAGCTCTACAGCAGGAGAATGCAGATTGAACAAAACTTTCGAGATGAAAAAAGCGAGCGATTTGGCTTTGGACTACGAGCCAGTGGAAGCAAAAGCGGGGAGCGACTGTGGGTGCTAAGCCTGCTGGCAACACTGGCATCGATAGTCCTCTGGTTATTGGGCTATCACTTTGAGAATAAAGGACTTCACCTCCACTATCAGGCAAACAGCGTCAAAAAGCGTAGAGTGATATCGTTTCTGACGTTGGCAGAAAATGTGTTGCGACATTCAGAGCGAATATTAAGGCGTGTAAAACTGGAGAGTATCTTAGTTCAACTCGCCAGCACCTACCGAAGTATGGTGCTGGTTTATTAATGGTAATTTTGTGGGGATCCCTCAGACCTTAGGGTGGCTTTTTTTATGTCCAAAATCGTCCAGAAACGTCCATATCTACATGTAATATAACGATTTTAATTTAATTTCCCTCTCTGGGGTTTTTTCTGTTTTATCCACAGTGGTCTTTTTTCGTCCATTGACATCCAGATGATTTGGGGGTCAAGATGAGGGTCAATTCACTTCGATTATGAGTTGACCCCCAAATTATGGCGCTGACCGACGTTGTTGCCCGTACCGCCAAGCCTCGCGAGAAAGCCTATAAGCTCGCGGACGCGCATGGCCTGTATCTTTTGGTGAGTCCTAACGGCTCTAAGCGCTGGTATCTCAAGTACCGCTTTGAAGGTAAGGAAAGCCGGATTGCGTTCGGTGCCTATCCGCTAGTCTCGCTGGCAAAAGCCAGAGAAAAGCGTGATGAGATACGATTGCTGCTGTTGGAGGGGATCCACCCCACGGAAAAGCGCGAAGAAGAAAAAGAGCAGGCGCAAGAGGCGTTGAATACTTTTGCCAAGGTCGCGCAGGACTGGCACCGAAACATTAGCCAAAACCGGTGGTCAGAAACGCATGCCGGACGGGTATGGCGCGATATGGAACGAAATCTACTGCCTGCTATCGGGCATCGTCATATTGCTGACCTGAAAACTAAAGACCTGCTGGAGCCGCTGAAAGTCGTCGAACAGAACGGTCATCTTGATTTGGCGTCACGGCTGCGCCAGCGTGTCACCGATATCATGCGCTACGCGGTGCAGAACGATATGATAGAGCGCAACCCCGCGCAAGACCTCTCCGGGGCGATAGCCGCGCCAAAAGCCACCCATCGGCCAGCCCTGAAGCTGAATAAACTGCCTGATTTTCTGGCAAGGATAGAACGCCACAAAGGGCGGGCGTTAACCAGACTGGCGTTAAAACTCACGCTGTGCGTTTTTATCCGCTCCAGTGAGCTACGTTTTGCCCGCTGGCCGGAAATCGATTTTAAACGTGCCATGTGGACGATACCGGCTGAACGTGAAGCCATTCCCGGCGTGAAGCATTCGCAGCGCGGCGCAAAGATGCGCTCTGAACATCTGGTGCCGTTATCCCGACAGGCTTTAGCGCTGCTGGAAGAGATTAAGGCCATCAGCGGTGCTCATGAACTGATCTTCCCCGGCGATCGTCGGCCAACTAAACCGATGAGTGAAAACACCGTCAACAATGCATTGCGAACAATGGGCTACGACACCACCATAGAAGTTTGCGGACACGGCTTTCGTACCATGGCCTGTAGCGCACTGGTGGAGTCCGGCCAGTGGTCACGGGATGCAGTAGAGCGCCAGATGAGCCATCAGAAACGCAACGGTGTTCGTGCTGCCTATATCCACAAAGCGGAACATCTGGATGAGCGCAGACTAATGTTGCAATGGTGGGCAGATTATCTGGATGCCAATCGGGAAGAA
Protein-coding sequences here:
- a CDS encoding tyrosine-type recombinase/integrase translates to MALTDVVARTAKPREKAYKLADAHGLYLLVSPNGSKRWYLKYRFEGKESRIAFGAYPLVSLAKAREKRDEIRLLLLEGIHPTEKREEEKEQAQEALNTFAKVAQDWHRNISQNRWSETHAGRVWRDMERNLLPAIGHRHIADLKTKDLLEPLKVVEQNGHLDLASRLRQRVTDIMRYAVQNDMIERNPAQDLSGAIAAPKATHRPALKLNKLPDFLARIERHKGRALTRLALKLTLCVFIRSSELRFARWPEIDFKRAMWTIPAEREAIPGVKHSQRGAKMRSEHLVPLSRQALALLEEIKAISGAHELIFPGDRRPTKPMSENTVNNALRTMGYDTTIEVCGHGFRTMACSALVESGQWSRDAVERQMSHQKRNGVRAAYIHKAEHLDERRLMLQWWADYLDANREEYVVPYEFKK
- a CDS encoding IS4 family transposase, with translation MPARKVCQTFFRHALASTHQYRQNAIIDSTVALMNGATLSLTSIGRHLPGTARVKDKIKRIDRLLGNTSLHRDIPLIFNNIVSMMTKPMSWCVIAVDWSGYPCKEYHVLRASLICDGRAIPLMSQVVPLKKQNNVLIQNTFLDALAEAVAPNTRVTVITDAGFQSAWFRHIKFLGWSFIGRIRGTVKFSLHHDKENWMTVKDCEGTAQAKYLGAGTLARAKYAQCDGHFFLHKKASKGRKSKRARGKPGYPTVEKEQRASAKEPWLIFTSTDEFKPREIMKLYSRRMQIEQNFRDEKSERFGFGLRASGSKSGERLWVLSLLATLASIVLWLLGYHFENKGLHLHYQANSVKKRRVISFLTLAENVLRHSERILRRVKLESILVQLASTYRSMVLVY